A stretch of Deinococcus gobiensis I-0 DNA encodes these proteins:
- a CDS encoding DUF4157 domain-containing protein codes for MEFKPKAKTTINPRPLQRRPGSGETASPTPARVSLASHLQRFTSTPVQAQRQAVRPVLQAAELRSQEERRTTLQRQALKQTALTPLSLGAAEPALLRQPIPPESVLRHPQTPADWVTVMRAQAEQIEGRTISARESAQFSALQRQVTQTLVQGFRTDRRPAQERQDAYAAHLVALQRHPINAPVARAVLGLIPPGERPALQRAVDLTLQREQEQVAQAAQAHRTLAVQRQLAELDVEATRPILERIQARRGGGHPLPTAVQRHLEQGLNHDLSRVRIHDDAEADKLAKGVNSVAFTTGTDIFFRQGTFNPNTQTGLELLAHEVTHTVQQSRGQVGQGIDPDAGLEQEAQAMGKRLGRHQVLGLPASRPRVPSVAGSPLSSSKHQFVLQRQTAPDMPAPLKANKQSWTRTFYGQAKGVRFRLTVQRSAAGHLHARYWVTPGHRSGWHLEGQIREDDTFVLHGHNGATFRGRFLSGGQGFRAAFHRGTAFRAEDLEMTTGSGAGRTSLPTAAAPRPSTSVHPPMADLSPEIKSAPTGVSSAQVVDQAPVSRPRTSSVAPRTSAPQDSVPSLSAEAPTGQGWTAQHTGIKGFDRQPEVQAAIVWGAAQLKVDPNELAATIGYETMGTFSPAVENEAARRKGKKGAVGLIQFTPSVGIPSLNDFLATKAGRAHAQALGIAARSVTRDGLLRMTPMEQMRYVVLYFHIPVNALPAGATYDKIYQKILAPGRNGDVWYTQGTKNYADNRQFDTDRDGKITRLEAAAVLRDRGMVVNYFAPTAGSSSGQPTAEAVTSSVRPATPAKPSPRPTAPPVRSTPTPVAQTVTPAQARPQMDPQGTYDDRITQALTAFTQSYRFPVVLHWMEDEQVREKTIQVQTPYYINAGSIQRSVQTNRSGMPAADRAIYQQMPSTVRTGKASPEEMHAAARLVAQRNPFGVHPHEITGAMLTAWLKRYGLGVDCSGFVTQALDYATTQASGKDPHLGDAGVRVNRASGTLNKNHKDFQAVATPAQVRPGDTMWLSGHIRIVVQVGPGPGGKGIQMMIAESTPNTQLPEARQHGVQSLTGVDRAIWWFTDENRFSTKGLKKKVASYNWEALPTDQWEVPNTWREETLVFSRYKPLAQGRKP; via the coding sequence ATGGAGTTCAAGCCCAAAGCCAAGACCACCATCAACCCCAGACCTCTTCAGCGCCGCCCTGGGTCAGGAGAGACCGCGTCGCCGACTCCGGCGCGCGTGTCCCTGGCGTCCCACTTGCAACGCTTCACCAGTACGCCTGTTCAGGCCCAGCGTCAGGCGGTCCGTCCAGTCCTGCAGGCCGCCGAGCTCCGTTCTCAGGAAGAGCGGCGGACCACACTCCAGCGCCAGGCCTTAAAGCAGACTGCACTCACCCCGCTTTCCCTGGGTGCAGCGGAGCCGGCCCTCCTGCGCCAGCCGATCCCACCTGAGTCTGTCCTCCGGCATCCCCAGACCCCTGCAGACTGGGTCACGGTCATGCGCGCCCAGGCCGAGCAGATCGAAGGGCGCACGATCAGTGCCCGCGAGTCGGCGCAGTTCAGTGCCCTGCAACGGCAGGTCACCCAGACCCTGGTCCAGGGTTTCCGCACCGACCGGCGGCCGGCACAGGAACGGCAGGACGCCTACGCTGCCCACCTCGTCGCCCTCCAGCGCCACCCCATCAATGCCCCGGTTGCCCGTGCGGTCCTGGGCTTGATCCCGCCTGGGGAGCGTCCTGCTCTCCAACGGGCCGTCGACCTGACCCTCCAGCGGGAACAGGAGCAGGTCGCTCAGGCGGCGCAGGCTCACAGGACACTGGCGGTGCAGCGCCAACTGGCGGAACTGGACGTTGAGGCGACCCGGCCGATCCTGGAGCGCATTCAGGCCCGGCGTGGTGGAGGACATCCTCTTCCCACAGCCGTTCAGCGTCACCTTGAACAGGGCCTCAATCACGACCTCAGTCGCGTACGCATCCATGACGACGCCGAGGCCGACAAACTGGCCAAGGGCGTGAATTCGGTTGCCTTCACGACGGGGACCGACATCTTCTTCCGCCAGGGGACTTTTAATCCGAATACCCAAACTGGCCTGGAGTTGCTGGCGCACGAGGTCACGCACACCGTGCAGCAGAGCCGGGGCCAGGTCGGTCAGGGCATCGATCCTGACGCAGGCCTGGAGCAGGAAGCCCAGGCAATGGGCAAGCGCTTGGGCCGCCACCAAGTGCTTGGCCTCCCAGCATCGAGGCCACGTGTGCCTAGCGTGGCAGGCTCCCCGCTCTCGTCCAGCAAGCACCAGTTTGTGCTTCAGCGTCAAACGGCGCCAGATATGCCTGCACCACTCAAGGCAAACAAGCAGTCGTGGACACGAACCTTCTATGGTCAGGCAAAAGGCGTGCGCTTTCGCCTGACCGTGCAGCGCAGCGCGGCAGGTCACCTTCACGCCCGTTATTGGGTCACGCCCGGCCACCGGAGTGGCTGGCACCTGGAAGGCCAGATCCGTGAGGACGACACCTTCGTTCTGCATGGCCACAATGGAGCAACGTTCAGGGGCCGTTTCCTGTCAGGTGGCCAGGGATTCCGTGCGGCCTTCCATCGGGGGACCGCCTTCCGCGCTGAGGACCTAGAGATGACCACAGGGAGCGGGGCAGGACGGACTTCACTGCCCACTGCCGCTGCGCCCAGGCCCTCCACGTCGGTTCATCCCCCCATGGCCGACCTGTCTCCCGAGATCAAGTCTGCGCCGACCGGTGTGTCATCGGCCCAGGTGGTAGATCAGGCCCCTGTATCTCGTCCCCGCACCTCTTCGGTGGCCCCGCGAACTTCAGCACCCCAAGATTCTGTGCCTTCTCTATCAGCAGAAGCCCCCACCGGGCAGGGCTGGACTGCTCAGCACACCGGTATCAAGGGGTTTGATCGGCAGCCGGAGGTACAGGCCGCCATCGTCTGGGGAGCAGCGCAGCTCAAGGTCGATCCCAACGAGCTGGCCGCGACCATCGGGTATGAAACGATGGGGACATTCAGTCCCGCGGTGGAGAACGAAGCGGCCCGCCGCAAAGGTAAGAAGGGTGCGGTGGGGCTGATTCAGTTCACGCCCAGTGTCGGCATTCCTTCCTTGAACGATTTCCTGGCCACCAAAGCAGGGCGGGCGCATGCTCAGGCACTGGGCATCGCCGCGCGGAGCGTGACCAGGGACGGGCTTTTGCGAATGACCCCGATGGAGCAGATGCGGTATGTGGTGCTGTACTTCCATATTCCCGTGAATGCACTTCCAGCGGGTGCGACCTACGACAAGATCTACCAGAAAATCCTCGCTCCTGGACGCAATGGAGACGTGTGGTATACGCAGGGTACGAAGAATTACGCGGACAATAGGCAATTTGATACGGACCGTGATGGGAAGATTACCCGTTTAGAGGCGGCGGCTGTCTTACGCGACCGGGGGATGGTGGTGAATTATTTTGCGCCAACGGCCGGGTCTTCTTCAGGGCAACCTACCGCTGAGGCAGTGACCAGCTCGGTGAGGCCTGCCACACCAGCCAAGCCCTCCCCGCGTCCTACTGCCCCGCCAGTACGGAGTACCCCTACACCTGTGGCTCAGACCGTGACACCAGCCCAAGCGAGACCACAGATGGATCCGCAAGGCACCTATGACGACCGGATTACTCAGGCACTCACGGCGTTTACCCAGTCCTACCGTTTTCCAGTGGTCTTGCACTGGATGGAGGATGAACAGGTGCGGGAGAAGACAATTCAGGTACAGACGCCTTATTACATCAATGCGGGAAGCATTCAACGGTCGGTTCAAACCAACCGTTCTGGAATGCCGGCAGCCGATCGAGCGATTTACCAGCAGATGCCGTCTACCGTCCGGACGGGCAAGGCCAGCCCTGAAGAGATGCACGCAGCGGCCCGTCTTGTCGCGCAGCGCAATCCTTTTGGCGTCCACCCGCATGAGATCACTGGAGCCATGCTGACGGCTTGGTTGAAACGATATGGCCTAGGGGTTGACTGCTCGGGCTTCGTGACACAGGCCCTGGACTATGCAACGACCCAGGCCAGTGGTAAGGACCCACATCTCGGGGACGCAGGTGTCCGGGTCAATCGCGCTTCTGGCACGCTGAATAAAAATCACAAGGATTTTCAGGCCGTCGCCACACCGGCGCAGGTTCGCCCTGGAGATACCATGTGGCTTTCTGGCCACATCCGAATTGTGGTGCAGGTCGGTCCGGGCCCAGGTGGGAAGGGAATCCAGATGATGATTGCCGAGTCTACGCCAAATACCCAACTGCCTGAGGCCCGGCAACACGGTGTCCAATCGCTGACAGGTGTCGACCGAGCCATCTGGTGGTTCACGGACGAGAACCGGTTCAGCACCAAAGGTCTGAAGAAAAAGGTGGCGTCATACAATTGGGAGGCGCTCCCTACAGATCAGTGGGAGGTTCCAAACACTTGGAGAGAAGAGACGTTGGTCTTCAGCCGTTATAAACCGCTCGCCCAGGGGAGAAAGCCATGA
- a CDS encoding nuclease-related domain-containing protein encodes MAEFVVTEAFGGPGEEGEARVFEAVKAAYAGEEVLGFWRYPLITRETVREPDILIADHELGLTVIEVKSLPLDVIAGVVGYRWDLARPYYGKLHLNPYEQARKQAQLLGEIAVRKTGLSQLATRAIVALPLITWEAWDGRFGHLLSDVPLLFADQMTPARLRAALVQPPPVRYGESLDDAAWLALRSALGTSGNVPKRQVVPVVPQAPVTSSRRADLIARTARHLHAFDLQQELIAKTIPPGP; translated from the coding sequence GTGGCGGAATTTGTCGTAACGGAGGCCTTTGGCGGCCCTGGCGAGGAGGGGGAAGCGCGGGTCTTCGAGGCGGTCAAGGCCGCATACGCAGGAGAGGAGGTCCTGGGCTTCTGGCGCTATCCCCTGATCACCCGTGAGACTGTTCGTGAACCCGACATTCTGATCGCCGATCATGAACTCGGCCTCACCGTCATTGAGGTCAAGAGCCTACCCCTGGACGTCATCGCTGGCGTCGTCGGCTACCGTTGGGATCTTGCTCGCCCCTACTACGGCAAGCTGCATCTCAATCCCTACGAGCAGGCCAGGAAGCAGGCACAACTTCTGGGAGAAATCGCCGTACGGAAAACGGGCCTCTCCCAACTGGCCACCCGGGCTATCGTCGCACTCCCCCTGATCACCTGGGAAGCGTGGGACGGGCGCTTCGGACACCTGCTGTCGGATGTGCCCCTGCTCTTTGCCGATCAGATGACACCCGCGAGATTGCGCGCTGCCCTGGTACAGCCCCCCCCAGTGCGCTACGGCGAGTCCCTGGACGATGCCGCGTGGTTAGCCCTGCGGAGTGCGCTGGGCACTAGCGGGAACGTCCCCAAGCGCCAGGTCGTTCCGGTCGTTCCCCAAGCCCCGGTGACGTCCTCCCGTAGGGCCGACCTGATTGCCCGGACTGCCCGGCACCTGCATGCCTTCGACCTGCAACAGGAGCTGATCGCCAAGACCATTCCGCCAGGGCCATAG
- a CDS encoding DEAD/DEAH box helicase, translating into MGRPSSWPKKRPICTSSTLTGTSALVFFSRSLYDQLRGQVDHWLRQATNGEQNLQTARHRLRILHAWGSKDQPGFYRTLADQVGVTPLTVDRTPPGSPTAKLLFACRALLLDAQLTGRSLQVFDAVLIDEGQDLVHEQAQLTFEEKQAFYWMAYQSLRPVARDSLFATGEPEARRLIWAYDEAQSLDTLTIPNTRALFEDAGAQVFGPGAAYKGGIKKSEVMNRCYRTPGPVLLAAHALGMGLLREGGMLAGLTTKADWKAIGYEVDGQFRSGSEVMLTRFPENSPNPLPQFTGEPLVTFGNDPTRRTELEALVTNIQQDLTEHGLQPSRQLLVVVPGLDWEPYALQREVFQALRAANISVYLPGNKDVNAPKQKWPSTDPNGFWRDGAVTVSSIMQARGNEADVVYVVGLDQVASREDHIPLRKQLFVGVSRSRGWVRLSGAGMTGLLADEIHRVLAAGDTLRFTYRPPRRMLDAME; encoded by the coding sequence GTGGGAAGACCGTCCTCCTGGCCCAAAAAGCGGCCAATATGCACCTCAAGCACCCTGACTGGAACATCGGCGCTGGTCTTCTTTTCCCGAAGCCTGTACGACCAGCTCCGGGGCCAGGTCGACCACTGGCTTCGGCAAGCCACGAATGGAGAACAGAATCTGCAGACGGCCCGCCACCGCCTGCGTATCCTGCATGCCTGGGGCAGCAAGGACCAGCCCGGCTTCTACCGCACCCTGGCCGACCAGGTGGGCGTCACGCCGCTCACGGTCGACCGTACGCCACCGGGGTCGCCGACGGCAAAGCTGTTGTTCGCGTGCCGCGCCCTCCTGCTCGACGCTCAGCTGACTGGCCGCAGCTTGCAGGTGTTCGACGCCGTCCTGATCGACGAAGGTCAGGACCTGGTGCACGAACAGGCCCAGCTCACCTTCGAGGAAAAGCAGGCCTTCTACTGGATGGCCTACCAGAGCCTGCGTCCGGTGGCGCGCGACTCCCTGTTCGCTACCGGGGAGCCGGAAGCCCGCCGCCTGATCTGGGCCTACGACGAGGCCCAGAGCCTGGACACGCTGACCATCCCCAATACACGGGCGCTGTTCGAGGATGCTGGGGCACAGGTCTTCGGTCCTGGGGCTGCCTATAAAGGCGGGATCAAGAAGAGTGAAGTGATGAACCGCTGCTACCGCACGCCGGGCCCGGTCCTGCTCGCCGCTCATGCCCTGGGGATGGGTCTGCTGCGGGAAGGGGGTATGCTCGCCGGGCTGACCACCAAGGCCGACTGGAAGGCGATCGGCTATGAGGTGGACGGCCAGTTCCGGAGTGGCAGCGAAGTGATGTTGACTCGGTTTCCGGAGAATTCTCCCAACCCGTTGCCGCAGTTTACCGGGGAACCGCTGGTGACGTTCGGGAATGACCCGACCCGCCGGACGGAGCTGGAGGCGTTGGTGACCAATATCCAGCAAGACCTCACCGAGCATGGCCTCCAACCCAGCCGTCAGCTCCTCGTCGTTGTCCCAGGTCTGGACTGGGAGCCGTATGCCTTGCAGCGAGAGGTCTTCCAAGCACTACGGGCGGCGAATATCAGTGTGTATCTCCCAGGGAATAAGGACGTGAATGCTCCCAAGCAGAAGTGGCCAAGCACGGATCCCAACGGATTCTGGCGGGACGGGGCAGTGACGGTTTCTTCCATCATGCAGGCCAGAGGAAACGAGGCGGACGTGGTGTATGTGGTAGGGCTAGACCAAGTGGCCTCGCGTGAGGACCACATCCCGCTGCGAAAGCAGCTCTTCGTAGGCGTGAGTCGCAGCCGAGGATGGGTGCGGCTGAGCGGAGCAGGGATGACTGGTCTTCTGGCCGATGAGATTCACCGAGTACTGGCAGCGGGCGACACCCTGCGTTTCACATACCGCCCGCCACGGCGCATGCTGGACGCGATGGAGTGA
- a CDS encoding replication initiator protein A — MAKRNKSPNLHDELNFARFGVISMHTRVDQTITTWNTEFVVNDRTFRIEAVTPQGRPHGIDTDTLIALETLFIANGCPEDDWVHTTAYEVRELMGLANNGENYHRLRQSIRRLYFTSVIVGRKTTLVGSQRVGWENVGVRFFEGLRYRDHEDDGDLNTLESEATLSVRLGEQLAESIRAGISHVLDGHLLQQLEQPPARALYRTLQAHRRQDDGTLLTELRVPLVDWRQATGLTTDRSDLVRRALTAAHDELLASRYLERATIEGRGKAAVAHYVFAGTYSADPALVVLLRQAGVSVARASTLAAQYPDRVELALQFLQQRRQNAGGTVRNPGGLVSDFLQHPEKYSVASDFIPPEQERQVRQVKALRLRQNAERDAQVQAEAQLERLGSLSPDEQWEAQRSTLQLILKKQLTSDQWTQLERLAREGEIMAVELTRMLIAATAGASLKEAVNQLKRRLNPLLPLDG; from the coding sequence ATGGCGAAGAGGAACAAATCTCCAAACTTGCATGACGAACTGAACTTCGCCAGGTTCGGCGTGATCAGCATGCATACCCGGGTCGACCAGACGATTACGACCTGGAATACCGAATTCGTGGTCAATGATCGGACGTTCCGAATTGAGGCCGTCACGCCTCAAGGGCGGCCTCATGGCATCGACACAGACACCTTGATCGCCCTCGAGACACTCTTCATCGCGAACGGCTGTCCAGAGGACGACTGGGTCCACACGACGGCATACGAAGTCCGTGAATTGATGGGTCTTGCCAACAATGGTGAGAACTACCATCGGCTACGTCAGAGCATCCGGCGTCTGTACTTCACCAGTGTCATCGTGGGTCGCAAGACGACGCTGGTGGGCTCCCAGCGGGTGGGGTGGGAGAATGTCGGGGTCCGATTCTTCGAGGGCCTGCGCTACCGCGACCATGAGGATGACGGGGATCTCAACACGCTAGAGAGCGAGGCGACCCTCAGCGTGCGCCTCGGTGAGCAACTCGCCGAGAGCATCCGGGCCGGTATCTCCCACGTGCTCGATGGACACCTTTTGCAGCAACTGGAACAGCCGCCGGCCCGGGCGCTGTACAGGACCTTACAGGCCCACCGGCGCCAGGACGACGGCACGCTGCTGACAGAACTGCGTGTGCCGCTGGTGGATTGGCGTCAGGCCACAGGTCTGACGACGGACCGCAGTGACCTCGTTCGCCGGGCATTGACCGCCGCCCATGATGAACTGCTTGCCAGCCGGTACCTTGAGCGCGCGACCATTGAGGGCCGCGGAAAAGCTGCGGTAGCACACTATGTCTTTGCAGGTACCTATTCGGCTGATCCGGCGCTGGTGGTGTTGCTCCGTCAGGCTGGCGTGTCTGTAGCGCGTGCGTCCACCCTTGCGGCGCAGTATCCCGATCGCGTGGAACTGGCCCTCCAGTTCCTGCAGCAGCGCCGGCAGAATGCCGGGGGGACCGTCCGGAATCCAGGTGGCCTGGTGTCGGATTTTCTTCAGCATCCTGAGAAATACAGTGTTGCGTCAGATTTTATACCCCCGGAGCAGGAGCGGCAGGTCCGTCAGGTCAAAGCCCTCCGATTACGTCAGAATGCGGAGCGGGACGCTCAGGTACAGGCGGAAGCGCAACTGGAACGTCTGGGAAGCCTGTCGCCCGACGAGCAGTGGGAAGCCCAGCGGTCGACCCTGCAACTGATTTTGAAAAAGCAGCTCACCTCAGATCAATGGACGCAACTTGAGCGCTTGGCCCGTGAGGGCGAGATCATGGCCGTAGAACTTACCCGAATGCTGATTGCCGCTACGGCCGGTGCATCGCTGAAGGAAGCGGTCAATCAGTTGAAACGCCGTCTCAATCCCCTGCTGCCACTGGACGGATAA
- a CDS encoding DUF3006 domain-containing protein — MTSDDPAPSLVTIDGIEGHLARVELPDGTTEDWALANLPAGVREGDVVRLHVEGGDLEMEIDHAETARRRQGAQAQLDALNRPSVVGEEIDL, encoded by the coding sequence ATGACCTCCGACGATCCCGCGCCCAGCCTCGTCACCATCGACGGCATCGAGGGCCACCTCGCCCGCGTGGAGCTGCCCGACGGCACCACCGAGGACTGGGCCCTGGCGAATCTGCCCGCTGGGGTGAGGGAGGGTGATGTCGTGCGCCTGCACGTCGAAGGTGGGGACCTGGAGATGGAGATTGACCATGCGGAGACTGCTCGGCGTCGCCAGGGGGCCCAGGCCCAACTCGACGCCCTGAACCGCCCCAGTGTGGTGGGCGAGGAAATTGACCTGTGA
- a CDS encoding excalibur calcium-binding domain-containing protein: MQAQAAFPGALTIRFLDVGQGDAVLITSPEGKSVLYDGGRSEPRLQTLLRQYEVQTLDLVAASHADADHITGLIPAVSLYKPRFFLNNGLAGTTQTWRKLVTAAQQAGTQGLVARDQIINLGSVKLTVLAPPPGMPGNEQNLNSVGLLVQYGAFRALMTGDSETPETAGWLKKYPASTLGPIDVYKSIHHGAANGDNTTWLAAVRPRNVVVSVGPNNYGHPTATALNLYKSVGAVTWRTDQMGTVTITVQPSGAYTITTEKGRSAQGQATGAGVSPAPRPASMVPSPPASAVPSSVNYANCAAVRAAGKSPLLRGQPGYSTKLDRDGDGRACE; encoded by the coding sequence GTGCAAGCCCAGGCCGCCTTCCCGGGTGCCCTGACGATCCGCTTCCTCGACGTGGGGCAGGGCGACGCGGTGCTCATCACATCCCCTGAAGGCAAGAGTGTCCTCTATGACGGGGGTAGGAGTGAACCCCGCCTCCAGACGCTGCTGCGGCAGTACGAGGTCCAGACGCTGGACCTTGTCGCGGCCAGCCATGCCGACGCCGACCACATCACGGGCCTGATCCCGGCCGTGAGCCTCTATAAGCCCCGCTTCTTCCTGAACAACGGTCTCGCCGGCACCACCCAGACCTGGCGCAAGCTGGTCACGGCTGCGCAGCAGGCCGGCACGCAGGGGTTGGTGGCCAGGGATCAGATCATCAACCTGGGCAGCGTCAAACTGACGGTCCTGGCACCCCCACCGGGCATGCCGGGCAACGAGCAGAACCTGAACAGCGTGGGCCTGCTCGTGCAGTACGGGGCGTTCCGGGCCCTGATGACCGGGGACAGCGAGACGCCTGAAACGGCGGGCTGGCTGAAGAAGTACCCGGCGAGTACCCTGGGACCCATAGACGTGTACAAGAGCATCCACCACGGGGCGGCGAACGGGGACAACACGACGTGGCTGGCGGCGGTGCGCCCAAGGAACGTGGTGGTGAGCGTGGGGCCTAACAATTACGGGCACCCGACAGCGACCGCCCTGAACCTCTACAAGAGCGTGGGGGCAGTGACCTGGCGCACCGACCAGATGGGAACGGTGACGATCACGGTACAGCCCAGTGGGGCCTATACCATCACGACCGAGAAGGGCCGGTCGGCGCAGGGGCAGGCGACGGGTGCAGGGGTCTCCCCTGCTCCGCGTCCGGCTTCCATGGTCCCCTCCCCCCCCGCATCGGCGGTGCCGAGCAGTGTGAACTATGCCAACTGCGCAGCGGTGCGGGCCGCTGGGAAATCGCCTCTCCTGCGCGGTCAACCGGGCTACAGCACCAAGCTCGACCGCGACGGCGATGGGCGCGCCTGTGAGTAG
- the ung gene encoding uracil-DNA glycosylase yields MVWFKKDLRVHDHLPLLEAVSRGPVLPLYIYEPEQLHHPEFGTHHLQYLNECLNELDAALRTLGTPLIRRHGEAVQVLEQLHAEVGFAALWAHEETGNGVSYARDRRVQAWCRAQGLPFTELPQNGVVRRLRNRDGWADTWEERMGGATLGPPEQLQSVPVSLGGPLDVSELGLAPNTKAIPLGGRQAAQRTLESFLTTRGVDYMREMSSPLTAEDSCSRLSAPLVFGTLSLREVVQATRQRLAAVKGDPAADPRWVRSLRSFESRLHWHCHFMQRLESEPAMEFRNLNRAFDDLRPEWNQEHFDRWAAGQTGYPLQDACMRMLAQTGWLNFRMRAMTISFSSQLLWLHWRVPGEFLAHHWLDNEPGIHWAQVQMQSSTVGINRVRIYNPIKQARDQDPTGDFIRRWVPELADVPTDFIHAPWEWSGASRLKYPAPIVNAERAIRAAKARITAVRETAFFEEEARRVYALHGSRKKAVVRAERRALGLPEKPVRQVRRSSRVLIMAGQPNLFDAIPGASRPVMPAGLPESWRVALAAEFAAPSFHALKDFLVEERRTHTVYPPAPDVFNALRLTPLENVRVLILGQDPYHGAGQAHGLSFSVRPGVRVPPSLQNIYKELQTDLPGFTPPRHGDLRAWAEQGVLLLNAVLTVRAGEANSHAGKGWEGFTDAVIRAVNAKPGRVVFVLWGAYARKKAKLITGRQHVIIESAHPSPLSMARFMGSRPFSKVNAALEEAGEAPIDWQLPLKVEGD; encoded by the coding sequence GTGGTCTGGTTCAAAAAGGATCTGCGGGTTCACGATCACCTGCCGCTCCTTGAGGCTGTGTCCCGGGGCCCGGTGTTGCCGCTCTACATCTATGAACCGGAGCAACTCCACCATCCCGAGTTCGGCACCCATCATCTTCAATATCTCAACGAGTGCCTGAACGAACTGGACGCCGCATTGCGGACCCTCGGCACTCCCCTGATCCGGCGGCATGGCGAAGCGGTCCAGGTGCTTGAGCAGTTGCATGCCGAAGTCGGCTTCGCTGCCCTCTGGGCGCACGAGGAAACCGGTAATGGCGTGAGTTATGCCCGGGACCGCCGCGTGCAGGCCTGGTGTAGGGCCCAGGGTCTGCCCTTCACTGAGTTACCGCAAAACGGCGTGGTTCGCCGTCTCCGGAACCGTGACGGCTGGGCCGACACCTGGGAGGAGAGGATGGGCGGGGCGACTCTCGGACCCCCGGAGCAGTTGCAGAGCGTCCCGGTGTCCTTGGGAGGTCCTCTGGATGTTTCTGAACTCGGTCTGGCTCCTAACACTAAGGCCATTCCCTTGGGGGGCCGGCAGGCCGCACAGCGGACCCTGGAGAGCTTTCTGACTACCCGCGGGGTGGACTACATGCGGGAGATGAGCAGCCCCCTCACCGCCGAAGACAGCTGCTCACGCCTGAGTGCCCCACTCGTCTTCGGAACCCTGAGCCTGCGCGAGGTTGTGCAGGCCACCCGGCAGCGGCTCGCCGCCGTCAAAGGCGACCCGGCCGCCGATCCCCGCTGGGTGCGCTCCCTGCGCTCCTTCGAGAGCAGGCTCCACTGGCACTGCCACTTCATGCAGCGCCTGGAATCCGAGCCCGCGATGGAGTTCCGCAACCTCAACCGGGCCTTCGACGACCTGCGGCCCGAGTGGAATCAGGAGCACTTCGACCGCTGGGCTGCTGGACAGACGGGCTACCCGTTGCAGGACGCCTGCATGCGGATGCTCGCACAGACGGGTTGGCTGAACTTCCGCATGCGGGCCATGACCATCTCGTTTTCCAGCCAGTTGCTGTGGCTGCACTGGCGCGTCCCCGGTGAGTTCCTGGCCCATCACTGGCTCGACAACGAGCCCGGCATCCACTGGGCACAGGTCCAGATGCAGAGCAGCACCGTGGGCATCAATCGGGTGCGCATTTATAACCCGATCAAACAAGCGCGGGACCAGGACCCGACGGGCGACTTCATCCGCCGCTGGGTGCCGGAGTTGGCCGACGTGCCCACCGACTTCATCCATGCCCCTTGGGAGTGGAGTGGTGCCAGCCGCCTGAAGTATCCCGCGCCGATTGTGAACGCCGAACGGGCCATCCGGGCGGCTAAGGCCCGGATCACGGCCGTGCGGGAAACTGCATTCTTCGAAGAGGAAGCCCGGCGGGTCTATGCCCTGCACGGCAGCCGGAAGAAGGCGGTGGTGCGGGCCGAGCGCCGGGCCCTGGGCCTACCGGAGAAGCCCGTGCGCCAAGTACGGCGCTCATCTCGCGTCCTGATCATGGCTGGACAGCCGAATTTGTTTGACGCAATTCCCGGGGCGTCCAGACCCGTGATGCCCGCTGGGCTCCCCGAGTCGTGGCGCGTGGCCCTGGCCGCCGAGTTCGCCGCGCCCTCCTTCCACGCCCTCAAGGATTTCCTGGTCGAGGAACGCCGCACCCATACCGTCTATCCCCCGGCCCCCGACGTCTTCAATGCCCTGCGCCTCACCCCGCTGGAGAACGTCCGGGTCCTCATCCTCGGTCAGGACCCCTACCACGGTGCGGGACAGGCGCACGGGCTGTCGTTCAGCGTGCGGCCCGGCGTGCGGGTGCCCCCCAGCCTTCAGAACATCTACAAGGAGTTGCAGACCGACCTGCCCGGCTTTACCCCGCCCCGGCACGGCGACCTGCGGGCCTGGGCCGAGCAGGGCGTCCTGCTGCTCAACGCGGTGCTGACGGTGCGCGCGGGCGAGGCGAACAGCCATGCGGGCAAGGGCTGGGAGGGGTTCACCGACGCGGTGATCCGGGCGGTGAACGCCAAGCCGGGGCGGGTGGTGTTCGTGCTGTGGGGGGCGTACGCGCGCAAGAAGGCCAAGCTGATTACGGGCCGGCAGCACGTGATCATCGAGTCGGCGCACCCGTCGCCGCTGAGCATGGCGCGGTTCATGGGGAGCCGGCCGTTCTCGAAGGTGAATGCGGCGCTGGAGGAGGCGGGCGAGGCGCCCATCGACTGGCAGCTTCCCCTCAAGGTCGAGGGGGATTGA